From a region of the Methylomonas rapida genome:
- a CDS encoding conjugal transfer protein TraG N-terminal domain-containing protein, producing MFEIFSVGDSAYLQAVLNAIAMISRTGDYRTAAAVGGLIGVIIVMLRALLQWDGRGIRYQDLLLAYVLWLMLYAPSVRVSIEDAYTGSVVVVDNVPLGPAVVGSVMSNMGYRTTRLFEQGFGTPSMTGNGFADSLQTLTAVRKNLLSRINLGSANVPNAGSDMETSFANYVRECTLTGVDLNQKSVDAILRDADPLNAIRFDSDIYMTQIYVGGQPQTKTCTDAWADLSVVATGNFATALEGLLQPTLGVPVAADTVPKIQDAFDALAGPGLIDAADYMLMSAIMPMFEKGVIGRHEDGLHWNKAAMVEQAIQQRNTQWAAEQTLFAKIVRPMMAFIEGLSYAIAPIMAFVVMLGNVGIRMNIGYFSMLLWIQLWMPILAVINLFIQMSAAGKMAALTTATYNLPSMMGIYQLDMELQQWLSIGGMLAASTPAITLMLIYRGAVTATHFLGRMDGGDTINEKIATPDVISPAPVLNAQAQHQYSPLSAVTQTGVDKVLPTFTAGKDMSAAVSSAYSASEQATSSFMHSVSSTASKSASISSDAFDSRALGNQIASSSSYTDAYNRQFGEAFAKKHADTGISADQFSALVAGSANAGGKTSNEQLNAAISGRLQNDFKVSQDKSDAIAADISQTVNDSQGYQAGLAKSLALDAQTGTRNVASMGLQNQSLSSLQHSATDAVSASESYQQTLLAQQRFGTQASFGAAETGYKIAHDPGLMERLDRTLDQYGLRGDTQRLASQWKAAGWISDADQAYAAAGMSLLTGFSSPSYRTLDDQQSHQAHISGYQLLGDAFNAPQADQTWNASRNESLKTNAPEAGKVQTTVEQAQLKGPRPETESLNQHAQAKIRTATEKITSGEARVEAQHDRNLVEREQNSREGFGQLANVKAEHFRQSIAAAANDAPSAAEASYNYLGGSLYNSAKNIEAVGAGSQQFIKEFMSHADEAYSKGANYWEAIKYGASQSYSGFKEATKNWADQRVSEVADKLTPSQQAYYRAAMIDAFSGIAVYGENAGDLGNAKRKLLDEEGSNDGDNIAELLKSAAGQNRKDLIDQLANYNRARGLINY from the coding sequence ATGTTTGAAATCTTCTCCGTGGGCGATTCCGCCTATTTGCAGGCCGTCCTCAATGCCATCGCGATGATCTCCCGGACTGGCGATTACCGCACCGCTGCGGCCGTGGGTGGCTTGATCGGTGTGATCATCGTCATGCTGCGGGCGTTGTTGCAATGGGATGGCCGAGGCATTCGTTATCAGGATTTATTGTTGGCCTATGTTCTGTGGTTGATGTTGTATGCGCCGTCGGTGCGGGTGTCGATCGAGGATGCCTATACCGGCAGCGTCGTGGTGGTCGACAACGTGCCCTTGGGTCCGGCGGTCGTGGGTAGCGTGATGTCGAACATGGGCTATCGCACCACACGCTTGTTCGAACAAGGCTTTGGCACACCGTCGATGACCGGCAATGGCTTCGCCGACAGTTTGCAGACCTTGACGGCGGTACGGAAGAATTTGTTGTCCAGAATCAACTTGGGCTCGGCCAACGTGCCGAATGCCGGCAGCGACATGGAAACCTCGTTTGCCAATTATGTGCGCGAATGCACCTTGACCGGTGTCGATCTGAATCAAAAATCGGTGGACGCCATCTTGCGTGATGCCGATCCGTTGAATGCGATCAGGTTTGATTCCGACATCTACATGACCCAAATCTATGTCGGCGGCCAACCGCAAACCAAAACCTGCACGGATGCCTGGGCGGATTTAAGTGTGGTGGCCACCGGTAATTTTGCGACGGCGCTGGAAGGGTTGTTGCAGCCGACCTTGGGTGTGCCGGTCGCAGCCGATACGGTGCCGAAAATCCAGGATGCCTTCGATGCACTGGCCGGGCCGGGTTTAATCGATGCCGCCGATTACATGCTGATGTCGGCCATCATGCCCATGTTCGAGAAAGGCGTGATCGGCCGGCATGAAGACGGTTTGCATTGGAACAAGGCAGCCATGGTCGAGCAAGCTATTCAGCAACGCAATACCCAATGGGCAGCCGAACAAACCCTGTTTGCCAAGATCGTGCGGCCGATGATGGCGTTTATCGAAGGTTTGAGTTATGCCATCGCACCGATCATGGCGTTTGTGGTGATGCTGGGCAATGTTGGAATTCGGATGAATATCGGCTACTTCTCAATGTTGCTGTGGATCCAGTTGTGGATGCCGATACTGGCGGTGATCAATCTGTTCATCCAGATGTCGGCCGCCGGTAAAATGGCGGCGCTGACCACCGCCACCTACAACTTGCCGTCAATGATGGGCATTTACCAGCTGGATATGGAGTTGCAGCAATGGCTGTCGATTGGCGGCATGCTGGCGGCGTCGACGCCGGCCATTACCTTGATGCTGATTTATCGCGGGGCAGTGACTGCCACCCATTTCCTGGGACGAATGGATGGCGGTGACACCATTAACGAAAAAATCGCTACACCCGATGTGATCAGCCCGGCGCCGGTCTTGAATGCTCAGGCGCAGCACCAATACAGTCCGTTGTCGGCGGTCACCCAAACGGGTGTCGACAAAGTACTGCCGACCTTTACTGCCGGCAAGGACATGAGTGCCGCCGTTTCGTCGGCCTATTCCGCGTCCGAGCAAGCCACCAGTAGCTTCATGCACAGTGTGTCGTCAACGGCGTCGAAATCGGCCAGCATCAGCAGCGATGCGTTCGACAGCCGCGCGTTGGGCAATCAGATTGCTAGCAGTTCCAGTTATACCGACGCTTACAATCGCCAATTCGGTGAAGCCTTCGCCAAGAAACATGCTGATACCGGCATATCAGCCGATCAGTTCTCGGCCTTGGTGGCCGGCAGTGCCAATGCCGGCGGCAAGACCTCAAACGAACAATTGAATGCGGCGATTTCGGGACGGCTCCAGAATGACTTTAAAGTTAGTCAGGACAAGTCCGACGCCATCGCCGCCGACATCAGTCAAACCGTCAATGACAGTCAGGGCTATCAAGCCGGGTTGGCGAAAAGCCTGGCACTGGATGCGCAAACTGGAACTCGAAACGTCGCGTCGATGGGGCTACAAAATCAATCGTTGTCCTCGTTGCAACACAGCGCAACCGATGCGGTATCCGCCAGCGAATCTTATCAACAAACCCTATTGGCTCAACAACGCTTCGGGACACAAGCCAGTTTCGGCGCAGCGGAGACGGGATACAAAATCGCCCATGACCCTGGCTTGATGGAACGTCTGGATCGTACACTCGATCAATATGGCTTGCGCGGGGATACGCAACGGCTGGCCTCTCAGTGGAAAGCCGCCGGTTGGATCAGCGATGCCGATCAAGCCTACGCAGCCGCCGGCATGTCGTTATTGACCGGCTTCTCCTCACCCAGTTACCGCACGTTGGATGATCAACAATCGCACCAGGCGCACATCTCGGGTTATCAACTGCTAGGCGATGCGTTTAATGCGCCGCAGGCCGATCAAACCTGGAATGCTAGCCGGAACGAATCTCTGAAAACCAATGCACCGGAAGCTGGCAAGGTTCAGACGACCGTCGAACAAGCACAGCTGAAAGGCCCACGTCCTGAAACCGAATCGCTGAATCAGCATGCTCAGGCAAAGATTCGTACAGCGACGGAAAAAATTACCAGTGGCGAAGCCCGTGTCGAAGCACAACACGATCGCAACCTGGTTGAACGTGAACAAAATTCAAGAGAAGGCTTTGGGCAATTGGCGAATGTCAAAGCAGAGCATTTCAGGCAATCCATTGCGGCAGCGGCCAATGACGCGCCTTCGGCAGCGGAGGCTTCATACAATTATCTCGGTGGGAGTCTTTATAATTCGGCCAAAAATATTGAGGCAGTGGGCGCAGGTAGTCAACAATTCATAAAAGAGTTCATGTCTCATGCTGATGAAGCCTATTCTAAGGGTGCTAATTATTGGGAAGCCATAAAATACGGTGCTTCACAATCCTATTCGGGATTTAAAGAAGCGACAAAAAACTGGGCCGACCAAAGAGTGAGTGAAGTAGCCGATAAGCTAACTCCGAGCCAGCAAGCCTATTACAGAGCGGCTATGATTGATGCCTTCTCTGGTATTGCTGTCTATGGTGAAAATGCTGGAGATTTAGGCAATGCTAAGCGGAAACTCCTAGATGAGGAGGGGTCGAACGATGGTGATAATATCGCCGAACTACTGAAAAGTGCTGCGGGACAAAATAGAAAAGACCTGATCGATCAGCTTGCTAACTATAATCGTGCCCGCGGATTGATTAATTATTGA
- a CDS encoding conjugal transfer protein TraH: MTSFSLLIRYRQVLVLILLVESSIPAYADLQQEMDSMFGTMTNFTAPTAHLGQRRGVITGGSLVARNGITNANLVSFVPPSFSAGCGGIDLFAGSFSFINFNQFVQLMRNVAANASGYAFQLAVGAMCPWCASVMTDLQKKIQEMNQMFSNSCRLAQGLVNDTVKAFDLQSKTNLSNASFTQGISDVFSSWTNTSTLGDPVQQVKQNDPTDMTKIIQGNLVWRALVNQNAGGWFRFGGNSLLEAAMSISGTVIVDAPQAAPDGKGENNAISAPPPVLRIKDLMYGNDAGNSYQTVKMYTCSDGHDADQCLKPIVQNVNLVGLKQRVMEILLGSANTGNGLIYKFSTNSGQITDSEKAFMQTVPDAIGGMIHNLAREDAGIAKLWAEEAAPVIALELAQLIVNDLLNAVQTAAHMNDHAYAKLLMDALKDAREQIQDEYVTIAGRYGNPQTLMAFYQQLMTTVKPKHYGTVAQLPASGVAWPSP; encoded by the coding sequence ATGACTTCGTTTTCGCTGCTAATACGCTACCGCCAGGTGCTGGTGTTGATTCTGTTGGTCGAGAGCTCCATTCCAGCCTATGCCGACCTGCAACAGGAAATGGACAGCATGTTCGGCACCATGACCAATTTCACGGCGCCGACCGCGCATTTGGGCCAGCGCCGCGGCGTGATTACCGGCGGTAGCCTGGTGGCGCGCAATGGCATCACCAACGCCAATTTGGTCTCGTTTGTGCCGCCGTCGTTCAGTGCCGGTTGCGGCGGCATCGATTTGTTTGCCGGCAGTTTCAGTTTCATCAACTTCAATCAGTTCGTGCAATTGATGCGCAATGTGGCCGCCAATGCTTCAGGCTATGCCTTTCAACTGGCGGTCGGTGCCATGTGTCCCTGGTGTGCTTCGGTGATGACCGATCTGCAAAAGAAAATCCAGGAGATGAACCAGATGTTCAGCAACTCTTGCCGCTTGGCGCAAGGCCTGGTCAACGATACGGTTAAAGCTTTCGATTTGCAAAGCAAAACCAATCTGTCCAATGCCTCGTTTACCCAAGGCATTTCGGATGTTTTTTCCAGCTGGACCAATACCAGTACCCTGGGTGATCCAGTACAGCAGGTCAAACAGAACGACCCGACGGACATGACCAAAATCATTCAGGGTAATCTGGTCTGGCGGGCCTTGGTCAATCAGAACGCCGGCGGCTGGTTCCGGTTTGGCGGTAACAGTTTGCTTGAAGCGGCGATGAGCATTTCCGGCACGGTGATCGTCGATGCCCCACAAGCCGCGCCCGACGGCAAAGGCGAGAATAATGCCATTAGCGCGCCGCCGCCGGTATTGCGGATCAAAGATTTGATGTACGGCAACGACGCCGGCAATAGTTATCAAACCGTCAAAATGTACACCTGTTCGGATGGACACGATGCTGATCAGTGTCTGAAACCCATTGTCCAGAATGTCAATCTGGTGGGCTTAAAACAGCGTGTGATGGAGATTCTGTTGGGCTCGGCCAATACCGGCAACGGCTTGATCTACAAATTCTCCACCAACAGCGGTCAAATCACCGATAGCGAAAAAGCCTTCATGCAAACCGTGCCGGACGCCATCGGCGGCATGATCCATAACTTGGCGCGGGAAGACGCCGGTATCGCCAAATTGTGGGCCGAAGAAGCGGCACCGGTGATTGCCCTAGAACTGGCTCAGTTGATCGTCAACGATTTACTGAACGCCGTACAAACCGCCGCGCACATGAACGACCATGCCTACGCCAAGTTGCTGATGGACGCCTTGAAGGACGCTAGAGAGCAAATCCAGGACGAATACGTCACCATCGCCGGCCGCTACGGTAATCCACAAACCTTGATGGCGTTTTACCAGCAGTTGATGACCACCGTGAAGCCCAAACACTACGGCACTGTGGCGCAGTTGCCGGCATCCGGGGTGGCTTGGCCAAGCCCTTAA
- the traF gene encoding conjugal transfer protein TraF encodes MSPKNVLLPFLIVLSLPTSMVCGDEALPSQALSYFEDKQRGWFWYEVLPEPVKNIQAEKPPEPLPELSKPEVNASEKSASEPNATAEYQPQPLSSAWLKQNLEHYLNQAIDDPSPENVAAFYYLQRVMMDKAERFTNAARYVVMSDPQLDETVRRPVATYAANEANHQASVVAERALKAIAAQAGILFFFRSNCPYCHVQAPILAMLENAYGFKIYPVSLDGLPMPNGFFSQFKRDNGQAAMLGVEQTPALFLMKPPKQIVPLAQGALSLEEITGRILLAAKEAGWIDASQYQTTQGIRNTPMLLPAAGSISPAVTQDPLSLIQALQRSAHFGNTP; translated from the coding sequence ATGAGCCCAAAAAACGTCCTGCTTCCATTCCTGATCGTTCTGTCGCTGCCGACCTCGATGGTCTGCGGGGATGAGGCGTTGCCGTCGCAAGCTTTGTCGTATTTCGAAGACAAACAGCGCGGCTGGTTTTGGTACGAGGTGTTGCCGGAGCCGGTCAAGAACATCCAAGCTGAAAAACCACCTGAACCTCTTCCGGAATTGTCAAAGCCTGAAGTCAATGCTTCGGAAAAATCGGCTTCAGAACCGAATGCCACGGCGGAGTACCAACCCCAACCACTGTCCTCGGCCTGGTTGAAGCAAAACCTCGAGCATTACCTGAACCAGGCCATCGACGATCCGAGTCCCGAGAATGTGGCGGCGTTTTATTACCTGCAGCGGGTGATGATGGATAAAGCCGAGCGTTTTACCAACGCCGCGCGCTACGTGGTGATGTCCGATCCGCAACTCGACGAAACGGTGCGCCGTCCGGTGGCGACCTATGCGGCCAATGAAGCCAATCATCAGGCCAGCGTGGTGGCCGAACGCGCGTTGAAAGCGATTGCCGCGCAAGCCGGTATTTTGTTCTTCTTTCGGTCCAATTGCCCTTATTGCCATGTGCAGGCACCGATTTTGGCGATGCTGGAAAACGCTTACGGTTTCAAAATCTATCCCGTGTCGCTGGATGGTTTACCGATGCCGAACGGCTTTTTCAGTCAGTTCAAACGGGATAACGGTCAGGCGGCGATGTTGGGGGTTGAGCAAACCCCGGCGCTGTTTCTGATGAAACCGCCCAAGCAAATCGTACCGTTGGCGCAAGGCGCGCTGTCGTTAGAAGAAATCACAGGTCGGATTCTACTGGCCGCCAAAGAAGCCGGTTGGATCGATGCCTCGCAATACCAAACCACTCAGGGCATTCGTAACACGCCGATGCTATTGCCGGCCGCCGGTAGCATCAGCCCGGCGGTCACTCAAGATCCACTATCACTGATCCAGGCATTGCAACGCAGTGCACATTTTGGGAACACGCCATGA
- the mobI gene encoding conjugative transfer protein MobI(A/C): MNPITESNDRMAYADERVIEWLAANVEGLHGQARMLVDDYWRRVSQERKKYPASQRGRLGVRIRRRESAYSFTIEWFLIASLSIDGQNKPVTQYLKKGKGYRYPLQQVLKKEPDWEAALVEEFENEFADLRKQVDLLGKFRDAFHRCRRGLREGLD; encoded by the coding sequence ATGAATCCGATCACCGAATCGAACGATCGAATGGCCTATGCCGATGAACGCGTCATCGAGTGGCTGGCCGCCAACGTTGAAGGTCTGCATGGTCAGGCGCGTATGCTGGTCGATGATTATTGGCGGCGAGTCAGCCAGGAACGCAAAAAATATCCGGCGTCTCAACGCGGCCGACTGGGTGTCCGAATCCGGCGCCGGGAGAGCGCTTATTCTTTCACCATCGAGTGGTTTTTGATTGCCTCGCTGTCGATCGATGGACAAAACAAACCGGTGACGCAATACCTCAAAAAGGGCAAAGGCTACCGCTATCCCTTGCAGCAGGTTCTGAAAAAAGAGCCCGATTGGGAAGCCGCATTGGTGGAGGAATTCGAGAACGAGTTTGCCGACCTGCGCAAACAAGTCGATTTATTGGGCAAGTTCCGAGATGCCTTTCACCGCTGTCGGCGTGGACTGCGTGAAGGCCTGGATTGA
- the trfA gene encoding plasmid replication initiator TrfA, translating to MTQPTATSLTNLTERFQLLTERKKAQPRRVEPLDTLPSWPAGMRGTPNACLRSALFAGVQGNERIAYKKRTLLAAVDGIEVRYLGVQLNQSDLDVWMQIVHLSRTQLPGFSVTFSAHALLTALGRSTGKSQHEWLKESMARLGGAFVEITYHGRQTFGEKGFLRYHRDESTQRYVVELTESMLRLFEDGYTHIEFEQRQLLRKHPLALWLHGFLSSHAAPYPLKLQTLYQLSGSSTQNPRDFKLRMRKALQALVTIGALEAFEIDEDVVKVKKQPTPTQKRHLEMTRN from the coding sequence ATGACTCAACCAACAGCGACCTCACTGACCAATCTGACCGAACGCTTCCAGTTGCTGACGGAGCGCAAGAAAGCCCAACCACGACGTGTTGAGCCGCTAGACACTCTGCCCAGTTGGCCTGCCGGCATGCGCGGCACGCCGAATGCCTGTTTGCGCAGTGCCTTGTTTGCCGGTGTGCAGGGCAATGAACGGATAGCGTACAAAAAGCGCACCTTACTGGCGGCTGTCGATGGTATCGAAGTCCGTTATCTGGGGGTTCAATTGAATCAGTCCGACCTGGATGTCTGGATGCAGATCGTGCATCTGTCCAGAACACAATTGCCGGGCTTTAGCGTGACCTTCAGTGCCCATGCCTTGCTGACGGCGCTGGGCCGCTCGACCGGCAAAAGTCAGCACGAATGGCTAAAAGAATCCATGGCGCGTTTGGGCGGTGCCTTCGTTGAAATCACCTACCACGGCCGACAGACCTTTGGTGAAAAGGGCTTTTTGCGCTACCACCGCGACGAGTCGACTCAGCGCTATGTGGTGGAACTGACCGAGTCGATGTTACGCCTGTTCGAAGACGGTTATACCCATATCGAATTCGAGCAGCGGCAGCTATTGCGTAAACACCCCCTGGCGTTATGGCTGCATGGCTTTTTGTCGTCGCATGCGGCACCGTATCCGTTGAAACTGCAAACCCTCTACCAACTGAGTGGCAGTAGCACGCAAAACCCCAGGGATTTCAAACTGCGAATGCGGAAAGCCTTGCAAGCCTTGGTCACGATCGGCGCTTTGGAGGCGTTCGAGATCGATGAGGATGTCGTCAAGGTCAAAAAACAGCCGACACCGACGCAAAAACGGCATCTTGAGATGACACGCAATTGA